ctcttgcaaatctaaatgacacccagccctaaaccccccttccacctctcccgagcagcatgctgcccccacttcctctcctccctcttcatcctccccctcaaatctctttccactctcctcactatcccttccaccccccaatctctccctgtcttctccatgttcagccttgcttcccacagcccccgtttaaagagactcatgagaagccagagcagaaacctgtccctatccgtccctctcactctccctacacccctctctaacctggcccacgtcaatacaaaatccccctttaccaaacctaacaacacccgtgccctagcccatactactccggcaaaggcacagtcccaaaagacatgacgcacagtctcctccctgccacaagaggatcttggacaggtggaggattgcactaaactaaaccggtacaagatggaacgtactggcaaacacttatgaaggctcaaccaattcaggtccttgagcctgttgtccagaccccgcacctccactccctcccagaccgcttccgagatgcctactacaggcgcccgactctctgcctttctgaccacctcgtacaggtgcctatgatctaaacctactcgggcaacttcaacctcagggtgcgcacgcagccacttggccgcatgaccaaagtgccacggcagctgttccgcccgaggacccgtgttagaccacaccattatgcttctcgcctgatacgagaaaaacacccgcaggaggtaaccggacgggtgtatcactggctgagcaagctccgttaacaagaaagaaacaaaaattgtgtccagcttgagggggaaatgtggtacccccctacctccctccccgatgggacagatcatgcgtgccctggcgacccactcatacctgccactccacataaactgaaacacaagcttcactagaggccttctcagacaagccggcaatgtgtagatgtatgccaaatacaaaagcgacggcaacacatccacctttaggaccaggactttgcccataaaagacaaatacctagctttccacattgctagcttcctctgtaccactgcaatacgcatgttccagtttagcgtcgcagagccggaggtctcaaaatggaccccgagaatcctcagggccccctcacagagagataacccccaggcacatccgttctaccgcgccatcttccgaaaaacttgacggaagactttgcatggttcagaactgctcccgacgctcgagtgaaatccccaaagatggcaagggaccttgtcaggcacgagtccttgcacaacaacaaggaagtgtcgtcggcgtactgcgtcatcttaacacgcagtccaccacttccagggatcagcagaccttccacccctgtgtctgccctaatggcagcccccagaggctccatgtacagaacgaagaggagagccgagagtgggcacccctgcctgaccccagacgagaggtcaaaaacgtcacccaagtgactatttacactaactcggcaccccgctccgacatataatgtacgaatccatcctataaacttctccccaaatcctaatcgacctaacactctgaataaaaaggatctattcacgccatcaaaggctttcgcctgatctagcgctgctaccataaaaggcagtcctctatcttcaacccaagcaatggagtccctgattaactgtaggttccatctaatagagcagccctctaccccgcacgtctgatcctcatgaacgacgtagggaagggctgtgcgcaaccggtctgctaaaacctttgcaagtagcttgtaatctacacacagcatggtcaacggccgccagttgccaaggtcagttacttcccccttcttatataaaagtgacagcacaccaacagccattgatccccccgggacccccgtctcaaggatggccttcaagacttcgaggaccactgttccaagtataccccaaaacttgagataaaactcagccggcaccccatccatcccaggcaccttcccttttcccatcctcctaagagcgctctcaacttCTTCTAGtaaaatctgggcctccatcacttctctaatgtcctccggcaaccgccttgACAAGTGTTCTAGAaacacctgcaggagcaccccgtcgtgatctgaaaagaaaacaggcaacagccacccagacaactttcccaaagacctgggtacaaaaatataatcgagcctccgctcaacccccctggagttacgccatgtaggaccgtccattttcatagtagtgtgcataccaccatctaccagaccatggcaagccattagcctagcaatggcacctgcactgttatcccccctcttcctaaatctgtattaaaatcccccctatcactaatttcctatttgtaacacacaggggcgtcagacagtccaccatctccttcctgtctgccaccacctgtggcccatacaccaccactaatctaaatttacaatcccttatcgtgacatccacccctataacccttccctgcattaccacaaaggaatcctccacttttacctccctgtgcccacacaaaatccctacccccgatgagtgcaccccccctacaccccaaaccgactctcccttgtcccactccctcttactaacatcccctccatccctcaggtgaacctcctgtaaaaaacaaaaatcaaaccccacaccctccaaataactaaaaaccaccctcctcttaacaatatctcttaaaccccttacatttaaactaacaaaagtaaaattagactccatgaaaaaaaataaaacatgtaatacactcaaaatctaaactcagacagaaaaaaaacaaaaacaggagactcacccgatgctcccctgctccatatctaccggtgagaacaccatctgtaatcccgacatccccccctcttcctccatcacaccatcccaggatgcaggaatagtgttaggcttcggggtgccctgcaccctgggtctacccccacaatcctccccctccccagtgttgcagctggtttggaaaaaaattggggaggctgagtccccaaacaaaaaactccccacctcctcctgtacccagtcctgagtcttgttaggtgtgtccccacccaaatgaagttgagcgtcttgggaaaccagcagcaacccagaggtttctcccacccccatcactctcttggccatcccctccccctcactgtcggccaatcgcactctcctcttcattctcttctttggtgatggcggcagaggagagataccaccccctccccccgccagctcctccaccatacccctcatctcttccaccatgtcactttccccccagtccacttgctcttccaccgtcttcttctctaccattcctccctcactttcttctctctcattctcctccactcggttgccttcttccaccgcttttcctggttctcctactcccgtgccttctgtttccttctctcttccatccgccgcttcttgctcctcttccttccttgtggccttcccctctggacttgtagtcttgtcatgaggcatgtttccttcccctcctcttcttcccccatcccccgctcctgctccccccccagccgcagacgcatatgacctctgacgggccgggaacccccgccacaggtgtgctgatgaGCCACaaccatggcatgtcttaggcttgtcacaatccctcgcctcgtgatcctcagatccacaaaatctgcattttctcatgctgcacgaggcgaaaatgtgtccataggctatacagcgcctgcaaaatgggggctgacgtgcataaaacaatgtccccctgtcagccccaagggagaacatagcaggaggatgaaggtatcaaccatgtccctttgggtcctccctgaggagggcctggaaacctctcctcccattccaaaacccaagggagtctttgaggtgcctagctgaggaaacgttatccatgtatctccccagaaaagccctcacctcttcatccttaacgtaagggttgtacatattaacagttacaaccctaaagttattcttcgccagacttgatatttcgtagtggcacatcggcctctcacctcccactgctcttgcccttctaaggatatcatcatgtttttcttccgtatatagcgcaacgtcgtatgctccctccaacgagctgccttggaaacaaaacacgtccttcaccgtcagctttagaatccccatcaatataattcttccaaaagattctcatcctaacggctccaactccttttccttccaagcaaaacgaatcgtgttagccagcccaatcccagggatcgaccgtgatgatgtatttagcaccatctccgcaaggagaatggcgctcgtactcttctcttccaatacaagaaaaaagaaaatccaaaagtgaccgaaactgtccggtgaaaactaacacagagacaggaacaatcacccacaaacacacagtgaaacccaggctacctaagtatgattctcaatcagagacaactaatgacacctgcctctgattgagaaccatactaggccgaacatagaaatacccaaaatatagaacaaacaaacatagactgcccacccaaactcacgccctgaccatactaaataaagacaaaacaaaggaaataaaggtcagaacgtgacaacggtcagatgccgagcagttgccataccaggcggtgatgcaaccggtcaggatgctctcgatgatgatgctctcatctagtttttcaaaagtatctgtaatctgattacaatattttttgcTGGTAATGTAACATATTACAGTTACCGTTTTTTTCCCGAATCAATTATATCTAACGGATTAAATttaatccgttactccccaaccctgcctacttgtacaaatgacctcaactaacctgttgaAAAAATACAACCATTAGGCTAAGCGTTTCCCAATCAAAATGTACAACTATTATTTCCCATTGCAAAAAAACATTTCACATTTAGCACACAAAGTAACCGGTGATCTAAAGTTTAAATGCAACTTTGTTTCACACACAAGTTATTTTcgaagagatggctaacaactgCGCGTGAGTTGTAATAAAAAATCAAAtacaatcacattttatttgtcacatgcgccgaatacaacaggtccaCCTTACAGtagaatgcttacttacaagcccttagccaacaatgctttaagaagttatgaaaaacaaagtttaaaaagtgttaagtaaaaaatagataagtagaaagtaaaagtaacaaataaatcaacagtagcagtaaaataacaagcaaagctatatacagggggtaccggtacagagactgtgcgggggcaccggttagttgaggtaattgaggtaatatgtacatgtaggtagagttaaagtgactatgcatagattataaacagagagaagcagcagcgtaaaaaagggGTCTGattagccctttgattagctgttcaggagtcttatggcttgggggtagatgctgttaagaagccttttagACCTCGACTTGGCGcttcggtactgcttgccgtgcggtagcagagagaacaatctatgattTGGGTGGCTGTAGTCTTCGACAATTTGTAGGGCATTCCCCTgccaccgcctgatatagaggtcctggatggcaggaagcttggccccagtgatgtactgggccatacgcactaccctctgtagtgccatgcggttgggggccgagcagttgccatacctggcagtgatgcaaccagtcaagatgctctcgatggtgcagctgtagaaccttttaagtatctgaggacccatgccaaatcttttcagtctcctgagggggaataggcttttttgtgccctcttcacgactgtcttgtcttagtgtgcttggaccatgatagtttgttgatgatgtggacaccaaggaacttgagccctgtcgatgagaatggggtcatgctcggtcctcctttttctgttGTCCAcactcatctcctttgtcttgatcacgttgattGAGTGGTTGTTGGCCTGGCACCACGAcctggtctctgacctcctccctataggctgtctcatttttgttggtgatcaggcctaccactgttgtcattggcaaacttgatgatggtgttggagtcgtggctggccatttattttattttgtttatttatttaacctttatttaactatgcaagtcagttaagaacaaattcttatttacaatgacggcttaggaacagtgggttaactgccctgtccaggggcagaatgaccgatttttaccttgtcagctcgggattcaatctagcaaccttttggttactggcctaacgctctaacaactaggctacctgccggccaTGCTTGGGGTACAGGAGTGGACTGACCACGCACACTTGAGGGGCCCCCTtgttgaggattagcgtggcggatgtgttgttccctacccttaccacctggtggcagcccgtcaagaagtccaggatccagttgcagagggaggtgtttagtcacagggtccttagcttagtgatgagctttgagagcactatggtgttgaacactgagctgtagtcaaagaatagcattctcacataggtgttccttttgtccagatgggaaagggcagtgtggagtgcaatagagattgcatcatctgtggatctgtttgggcggtatgcaaattgggtttcttggataatggtgttgtgaaCCATGACCATcatttcaaaacacttcatggctacagacgtgagtgctacgggtcagtagtcatttagacaggttaccttagggttcttgggcacagggactatggtggtctgcttgaaacatgttggtattgcagactcagtcagggacagatTCCAATCATATAGCAAATGTTGGTTTTATTAAGTTACATTTTTCAATTTAGTTTCTTCCCATTTCATTGACTAAACAAGAGATTCTaaaacaaactctctctctctctctcactctctcctccagcATGGATAAATTGAGAAAGATAAAGATAGTTCTGACAGAAATCTTGTCAGTGGACGCCATTCACATCCTTCAGTATGTACAccaggaggacctggtgactccacGCGAATACAGGATCCTGCTCAAAGTCAGTAACTTACATCCAGAAAATTCCATCGTCGGTCTGCTGGATTCACTCCTAATGAAAGGAGGAGATGAGAAATGCACTAGATTCCTGACCCTATTGCAGCTGCCAGTCATCAGATCAGCCTACCCCAGACTGGGAGAAATCAAACACATGTATTATGCACAATATTATGCACaaattaagcacatttttatATAATGTAGCCCTGTTTTTTGTATGTACGATGATTGGGATCTCCTAATTAAAGCATAATAACGTTTGCTAATCTAATCTAATGACAACAGCGACATAGATCCGGAACCCAGGAGCCCAGCACCCCTAAACGCTGTCCCAACCTCTGCCTCCACCACAGTCCACACCCATCGCCCAACCAGATCAGGTAGAACCATTTTAAAGCATACATTTCCATTATTTTTGCACAGATCGATTGAATCATGGTGTATGTATTCTATGAATAAATCCTATCTAATTATCTATCGATTCACTCGTGTTCCTGGTCCAACCCCACCAATTCCAATTGGAATTGTAGTTCAAATGTCTGACACCAATATTCTGCACTTGGAAGCCCCAAGATGGATTCAGAAACCTCTAGCTTCTCATTTTAAATTGTAAAGGGTTACAGATCACGTCATTTCAGACAACCAAAACTATAAATATCACGTAATTGCATCAGATGCTTGATTAAGTTCTATTCAGTACCAAAACAAAGTTGCTTGTTAGTTGTCGCATCCCAGTCTGTCAACCTTTTATGTTATGGGCATCTGTCCACCAGAAGAGAATACACAACAAGTAAAGAATAGCCTAATGTAAACTAGAGGACTCCATGTCCCATTTAAAGTGAACTTAATATGCAGAACAGCAACAAAAACTTTGAGGCAAAACCTGCAATTTAAAACTGCTATGAGTGGAATGGAGCTAAATCATAAACCGATATGGCATCTGGGAAGAATgacatgtgttgttgtttttattagGTTCAAAAATTCCAACTACTCCTGTGAAAAAGAAAAATGGGAGAAGTACCACTGCATGTGGAATCATCACAGACGTTTCTGAAGTGAAGATGGGGAAGGCAGGGGGGAAATACTTCCAAGCTGTTCTAAACCAAGAGGATGGGCCCATGGTCATTCTCATTTTGGATCTAGAGAAACAAAATATCTTTCTAGGAGCAGAGAAGAGAAGGTAAGTCAAACAAAGTATGCTAAGCTTGATAAGACCTGGTTTATAGTGCAGGTGTAATATTGAGTATctctttgtgtgttttttttccagGTCTTCTGTAAAGTTGAAGAGAATCTCATTCGAGAAACTTGGAATTAACAAGTACCAAGAGGGGATAAAGTTCACAAACAAATCCGAATTGACTTACACAAGAGTCAAAAACTCTATAAAGATGGAACCCACTGCTggaataaacaaataaacacattttgTTTTTAAACTAGAATGAAATTTTAAGGGTGACCTACTGACCAGACCAGAGGCAATTCATTAACTACCTAGCCTACATTatgtaaatacagtgccttcagaaagtattcacatcgcTTAACTTTTTCCATATTTAGTTGTAGTACAAGGTGGGAATAATATTGATTTGTCATTTTTTGTCAGTGACCTACACACAATCCTCTGtagtgtcaaagtggaagaaaaatttgaacttttgtaaaaaaaaacatgaaaaatacaacattaatatatcttgattgcataagtattcaaccccctgaatcaatacatgttaATAACTTCTGGcaacaattacagctgtgagtttctgggtaaatctcataagagctttgcacacctggattatacAATATTTGCACGTTATTCTTATTTAAATTCTTtaagttctgtcaagttggttgttgatcattgctcgacagcCATTTTCATGGCTGCCATAGGTtttaagccaatttaagtcaaaactataactaggccactcaggaacattcaatgtcgtcttggtaagcaactccagtgtatattttgcattgtgttttaggttagtgtcctgctgaaaggtgaatttgtctctgaGTCTTATGGAAAGCAGATTGAACAagcttttcctctaggattttgcttgtgcttagctctattccatttctttttataaaaaaaactccttagtccttgcccaatgacaagcatacccacaacatgatgcagccaccaccatgcttgaaaatattaagACTGGTACTCAATGATGTGTTGTGTTAGATTTGCTGCGAACATAACACTTTATAtttaggacataaagttaatttgttttccacattttatgcagttttactttagtgctttattgcaaacaggatgcatgtttcagcttgtacaaaataaaatatcctttcttcttttcactctgtaatttaggttattattgtggagtaactacaatgttgttgatccatcctcagttttcgcCTATCACggtcattaaactctgtaactgtttcaaagtcaccattggcctcatggtgaaatccctgagtggtttccttcctctccggcaactgagttaggaaggatccctgtatctttgtagtgactgggtgtattgattcaCCAATCAAACTGTAATGAATAACTTTACCATACTCAAAGGTATATTCAATATCTGTCTTtagggatattcaatatctgtCTTTCACATttttaccaatctaccaataggtgcctttctttgcgaggcattggaaaacctccaacttattatgtgacttgtttacttctgaacttatttaggcttgccataacaaatacttattgactcaacatttcagcttttcattttttattaatttgcaaaaatgttgaaCATTTTGAGAAAAAAactcttccactttgacattatggggtattatgtgtcgACCAATGAtacaacatctcaatttaataaattttaaaggctgtagcacaacaaaatatagaaaaagtcaaggggtgtgaatactttttgaaggcactatATATATTTGTGTATTTCAAGTAGCCATTAGAGTTCCACACCTCCCTTAGGGCTTAGAACTCTACAATGATGATACCAATCACCATGTCAAACCACTTGCCTAATAATGTGTAGCCCACTGCAGCTCAAAGAAAATTGAGTAGTTACAGGTCAACTGTGTATTAGCATATTGTTTGTGAAATAATTGTCACAACACAGAATAACTATTCCAACACAGTAGTAGCCTACTGTTTTTACAAAATCACTATTGGACTAGTGCTGAATGCTCATAGGCAGTTTTTGAAAATGTAATGTCTTCTCTTTACCACAAGATGGTACCACAAGATGGGTGTTGAAAGTTACATTTAATGGCTGAACCACTTCACCTGCTGTGGACACTGTTCAATATTTGTTTTACTGTAACACCAGTTGGTTCAGCATTAATCTAATTTACCATTCTGAGGTACTATGAGAAGTTCTAAGTCTCTCTTTTTGTTATGGATCCTTTTTTTCAACGCATTGTATTTTCTCTACATAATGCACATTTCTGAACAACAGACCATAAAGTAATATCTCATCTAAAGAGCTTTGTGGAGTGCATTCTGTATAACAATTCCTGATCTCCTGAGGGGCAGTATATACAAGCAAAACATATTAGGTTGTTGGTTATTATTGTAAATATGCCATAGTAAATGTTCATCATAGGCTATGTTCATGATACTATAACCTATTAGTAACTGAAGACATCTGAATGTAATTAATGTGTACTTTGCTTGGACAAGACATATGACCCCTTATCATAACACTATCCAAATGATAATATTGTGGTTGTGGCGATCCTGTTGCCTCGCAGGATGCTGTCATCGTTGGTTGACACAGTGAGCTCACTACTGACTTGTTTGTATTGTGTCGGGGTTTTtctggacaggacagagcagggcCTAATTAGACTGGTCCAACAAGCACATCCTGGAGATGTCACTTACTGGGACAGTGGTTAGGACATTTGTCATTGGTGCTGGTGGCCTGGTTTTGAGACCCACTAGCGCAGTCACCATACTACCACAGTCTTAGCAAAATATGTTAATTTATTATTTGGCAACAGTTACAACACAC
Above is a genomic segment from Oncorhynchus masou masou isolate Uvic2021 chromosome 23, UVic_Omas_1.1, whole genome shotgun sequence containing:
- the LOC135510956 gene encoding uncharacterized protein LOC135510956; amino-acid sequence: MDKLRKIKIVLTEILSVDAIHILQYVHQEDLVTPREYRILLKVSNLHPENSIVGLLDSLLMKGGDEKCTRFLTLLQLPVIRSAYPRLGEIKHIDIDPEPRSPAPLNAVPTSASTTVHTHRPTRSGSKIPTTPVKKKNGRSTTACGIITDVSEVKMGKAGGKYFQAVLNQEDGPMVILILDLEKQNIFLGAEKRRSSVKLKRISFEKLGINKYQEGIKFTNKSELTYTRVKNSIKMEPTAGINK